Proteins encoded together in one Impatiens glandulifera chromosome 1, dImpGla2.1, whole genome shotgun sequence window:
- the LOC124920859 gene encoding GATA zinc finger domain-containing protein 9-like, which translates to MNSLSMEVAKEMVSKRIIELVDFPKDIVGEDQRMMNWSDRLLEAKRLHLEFYRTFNTSPLLPLYSINSPPPQNNLHHVDDSVSTLPPMVPPSHTKPEIHTDKLDKVEECNMGSSTAQQNQINKTVLIGSNIHVPIIIIDDDEDDANMRGGVVEQRTTMNMTEFENNAKMSVVVEIEEDDLAGADDDDPIYFMDIEEYNNNDSSLGGGGSLIVEEHETPSSKDSCCLEEDHHEIILTKKRKQETMNESSKRYNLRERCCNCATRSSPLWRKGPMGKNTLCNACGIRYKKYGLLNPR; encoded by the exons ATGAATTCGTTATCCATGGAAGTAGCGAAAGAAATGGTTTCGAAGAGAATTATTGAATTGGTGGATTTTCCTAAAGATATTGTTGGAGAAGATCAACGCATGATGAATTGGTCGGATAGACTTCTAGAAGCTAAAAGGCTCCACCTTGAATTTTATCGAACTTTCAATACTAGTCCTCTTCTCCCTTTATATTCTATTAATTCTCCACCACCTCAGAACAATCTTCACCATGTTGATGATTCTGTTTCAACACTACCACCCATGGTTCCTCCTTCTCATACG AAACCAGAAATCCATACAGACAAGTTGGATAAAGTTGAGGAATGCAATATGGGCTCTTCAACGGCTCAGCAGAATCAGATCAATAAAACAGTATTAATCGGCAGCAATATTCATgttcctattattattattgatgacGACGAAGATGATGCAAACATGAGAGGAGGAGTGGTAGAACAGAGGACGACGATGAATATGACAGAATTCGAGAATAATGCAAAGATGAGTGTAGTGGTAGAAATCGAGGAAGATGATTTGGCAGgtgctgatgatgatgatccaatCTACTTCATGGATATAgaagaatataataataatgattcgAGTCTAGGAGGAGGAGGCAGCCTGATTGTAGAGGAACATGAAACACCATCATCCAAGGATAGCTGCTGCTTAGAGGAAGACCATCATGAAATAATACTAACAAAAAAAAGGAAACAAGAGACTATGAATGAAAGCAGCAAAAGATACAACTTGAGGGAGAGGTGTTGTAATTGTGCAACTAGATCAAGTCCATTATGGAGAAAAGGTCCGATGGGCAAAAACACCCTTTGCAATGCTTGCGGGATTCGATACAAAAAATATGGACTTCTCAATCCCAGATAG
- the LOC124920706 gene encoding homeobox-leucine zipper protein REVOLUTA-like, giving the protein MAMVVQHQYRENSIDKHLDAGKYVRYTSEQVEALERVYAECPKPSSLRRQQLIRECPILANIEPKQIKVWFQNRRCREKQRKEASRLQSVNRKLNAMNKLLMEENDRLQKQVSHLVCENGFMKHQLQSASAATTDGSCESAVTTPQHSLRDANNPAGLLSIAEETLAEFLSKATGTAVDWVQMPGMKPGPDSVGIFAISQSCSGVAARACGLVSLDPTKIVEILKDRPAWFRDCRSLEVFTMFPAGNGGTIELVYTQTYAPTTLAPARDFWTLRYTTSLDNGSLVVCERSLSGSGSGPHPAAVSQFSRAEMLPSGYLIRPCEGGGSIIHIVDHVNLEAWSVPEVLRPLYQSSKVVAQKMTIAALRYIRQIAQETSGEVVYGLGRQPAVLRTFSQRLSRGFQDAVNGFNDDGWSLMNCDETEDVIVSINSTKSLGALSSHSNSLPLLGGVLCAKASMLLRNVPPAVLVRFLREHRSEWADFNIDAYSAAALKTSPYTYPGMRPTKFTGGQIIMPLGHTIEHQEMLEVVRLEGHPLAQEDPFMSRDIHLLQICSGIDENAVGACSELVFAPIDEMFADDSPLLPSGFRIIPLEAKPDVLTTNQTLDLTSSLEVGPANGHSSTDASSSQNMRSVLTIAFQFPFETNMEDNIAAMARQYVRSVISSVQRVAMAISPSGLSPTVGPKLSASSPEALTLSQWICQSYSYHIGNQLLSSDHGSGDAMLKQLWQHQDAILCCSTKSLPVFIFANQAGLDMLETTLVALQDITLDKIFDESGRKTLFSELSKIMQQGFTYLPGGICMSAMGRHISYEQAIAWKVLAGEENAVHCLAFSFVNWSFV; this is encoded by the exons ATGGCGATGGTTGTGCAACATCAGTACAGAGAGAATAGCATCGATAAACATCTCGACGCTGGGAAATATGTTCGTTATACTTCTGAGCAAGTGGAAGCTCTTGAACGGGTATATGCAGAGTGTCCAAAACCTAGCTCTTTACGCAGGCAACAGCTGATCCGGGAGTGTCCCATTTTAGCAAATATCGAGCCCAAGCAGATCAAAGTCTGGTTTCAGAACCGTAG GTGTCGCGAGAAGCAACGCAAGGAGGCTTCACGGCTTCAGTCTGTCAACAGGAAGTTGAATGCGATGAATAAGTTATTGATGGAGGAAAATGATCGGTTGCAAAAACAGGTCTCTCACTTGGTATGCGAGAATGGATTCATGAAGCATCAACTGCAAAGT GCATCTGCAGCAACTACTGATGGAAGCTGTGAATCTGCAGTTACCACTCCTCAACATTCCTTAAGAGATGCTAATAACCCTGCTGG ACTCCTGTCAATTGCAGAGGAAACATTGGCAGAGTTCCTTTCTAAGGCTACAGGAACTGCTGTTGATTGGGTCCAGATGCCTGGGATGAAG CCTGGTCCGGATTCGGTTGGGATCTTTGCTATTTCACAGAGTTGCAGTGGTGTGGCTGCTAGAGCCTGTGGCTTAGTTAGTTTAGACCCCACGAAG ATAGTTGAAATACTCAAAGATCGCCCAGCTTGGTTCCGCGACTGTCGGAGCCTTGAAGTTTTCACGATGTTTCCCGCTGGGAATGGTGGCACAATAGAACTTGTCTACACTCAG ACATATGCGCCAACTACACTAGCCCCTGCACGGGATTTTTGGACTCTAAGATACACCACAAGTTTAGACAATGGCAGTCTTGTG GTTTGTGAGAGATCCTTGTCGGGTTCTGGTTCCGGACCACATCCAGCTGCTGTCTCACAATTTTCTAGAGCAGAAATGCTTCCAAGTGGCTATTTGATTCGGCCGTGTGAGGGTGGAGGTTCAATTATCCATATAGTGGATCATGTTAACCTTGAG GCTTGGAGCGTGCCAGAGGTGTTGCGGCCTCTTTATCAATCATCAAAAGTAGTTGCCCAAAAAATGACTATTGCG GCTCTACGTTATATTAGGCAAATAGCTCAAGAGACAAGTGGTGAGGTGGTTTATGGTCTTGGAAGGCAACCAGCTGTTCTGCGAACATTTAGCCAGAGATTGAGCAG GGGTTTCCAAGATGCTGTCAATGGATTCAATGATGATGGCTGGTCACTAATGAACTGTGACGAGACTGAAGATGTCATAGTTTCCATTAATTCAACAAAAAGCTTGGGTGCTTTATCCTCTCATTCTAATTCACTGCCTTTACTTGGAGGTGTACTCTGTGCTAAGGCATCTATGCTACTGCGA AATGTTCCACCTGCAGTGCTGGTTCGTTTCCTTAGGGAGCATCGTTCAGAATGGGCTGACTTCAACATTGATGCTTATTCTGCTGCTGCGTTGAAAACTAGCCCATACACGTACCCAGGCATGAGGCCAACAAAATTTACTGGAGGTCAAATCATCATGCCACTAGGTCATACAATTGAACATCAAGAG ATGCTTGAAGTTGTTAGACTCGAAGGTCATCCATTGGCTCAAGAAGACCCTTTCATGTCAAGGGACATTCATTTACTCCAG ATATGTAGTGGAATTGATGAGAATGCTGTGGGAGCATGCTCTGAACTGGTGTTTGCTCCAATTGATGAAATGTTTGCAGATGATTCCCCGCTTCTGCCATCTGGCTTTCGAATCATACCATTGGAGGCAAAACCA GATGTATTGACAACAAACCAGACCTTGGATCTAACATCCAGTCTTGAAGTAGGcccagcaaatggtcattcgtCTACAGACGCGTCATCAAGCCAAAACATGAGATCAGTTTTGACCATAGCCTTTCAGTTCCCATTCGAGACCAACATGGAGGACAACATTGCTGCAATGGCTAGGCAGTATGTCCGCAGTGTAATCTCCTCGGTCCAGAGAGTTGCCATGGCTATATCTCCTTCTGGGTTGAGTCCCACAGTAGGACCAAAGCTATCTGCAAGCTCTCCAGAAGCTTTAACACTATCTCAGTGGATCTGCCAGAGTTATAg TTACCATATAGGAAACCAGTTGCTGAGCTCTGATCATGGCAGTGGGGATGCAATGTTAAAGCAACTGTGGCAACATCAGGATGCCATACTGTGCTGCTCAACAAAG TCGCTTCCAGTATTCATATTTGCAAACCAGGCGGGGCTCGACATGTTAGAGACAACTTTGGTGGCATTACAAGACATAACATTGGACAAGATATTTGACGAATCTGGACGAAAAACATTATTCTCAGAGTTGTCAAAAATAATGCAGCAG GGTTTTACATATTTACCGGGTGGAATTTGCATGTCGGCGATGGGGCGCCACATTTCATACGAACAGGCCATCGCATGGAAGGTCCTTGCCGGTGAAGAAAATGCTGTCCACTGCCTCGCTTTCTCGTTTGTTAACTGGTCATTTGTGTGA